The Platichthys flesus chromosome 8, fPlaFle2.1, whole genome shotgun sequence genome has a window encoding:
- the stard15 gene encoding START domain-containing protein 10: MAEMPVQIPDDSDFSSFRDQCLSTDGWISRYSKGGVTVWCREEESKAVQKLKMRIVCKDVTAETLYDVLHDTSYRRKWDTNMIDTYDIGRLTVNADVGYYSWRCPTPLKNRDFVTMRSWLPLGSDYLIINYSVKHPQHPPKKDYVRAVSLLTGYLIQSNGATSSTLYYLTQMDPRGSLPKWVVNRVSQFVAPKAMRKIYKASVKYPEWKRKHNPALKPWMFPEQSTLPCVRVSELALQRADSLDNIDESSVHEGKTPSEDEDT, encoded by the exons atggCAGAGATGCCGGTGCAAATCCCGGATGACTCTGACTTCTCTTCATTCAGAGATCAGTGTCTGAGCACAGACGGATGGATCAGCCGCTACAGCAAAGGTGGTGTGACGGTGTGGTGccgggaggaggagagcaaggCAGTCCAGAAGCTCAAG ATGAGGATCGTGTGTAAAGACGTGACTGCAGAGACGCTTTACGACGTCCTCCATGACACCAGCTACCGCAGGAAGTGGGACACCAACATGATCGACACGTACGACATTGGCCGACTGACCGTCAACGCAGACGTTGGATATTACTCAT ggaGATGTCCGACTCCTCTGAAGAACAGAGACTTTGTAACGATGAGATCTTGGCTTCCTCTCGGCAGCGACTACTTGATCATCAACTACTCCGTCAAACACCCG CAACATCCTCCAAAGAAGGACTATGTCCGAGCCGTGTCCCTGCTGACCGGATACCTGATCCAGTCCAACGGCGCCACCAGCTCCACCCTCTACTACCTGACCCAGATGGATCCCAGAG GCTCTTTACCGAAGTGGGTGGTGAACAGAGTCTCTCAGTTCGTGGCTCCGAAG GCCATGAGGAAGATCTACAAGGCGTCTGTGAAGTATCCGGAGTGGAAGCGGAAGCACAACCCGGCGCTGAAGCCCTGGATGTTCCCGGAGCAGAGCACGCTGCCGTGCGTGCGCGTGTCCGAGCTCGCGCTGCAGCGCGCCGACTCGCTGGACAACATCGACGAGAGCAGCGTGCACGAGGGGAAGACACCCAGCGAGGACGAGGACACCTGA